CGACCACAATCGCCAGCCCTGCCAGGGGTCCATGATCACCGGTTCCGCCAGGATCAAGCCCCGCACCTTGTCCGGTCGTCGGGCCGCGGCCATGATACTGGTCGTGGCACCGATCGAATGACCCGCAAGCCAGACAGGCTCATCCAGACTTTCCAGCCAAGCGACAAGGTCTTCGTAGTACGTTTCCCAACCGCGGAATGTTTTAATATCGGCCGCCTCGGCGCTGGCCCCGTGGCCCCGCATATCCCAGGCCAGCACGTTGCAATCGTCAGCCAATTCGTCGAGCAGCGAGCGGTAAACCTGGCTATGGAAGCCCGTCGCATGGGCCCAATGCAGGGTGGGGCGTTCGCGCGATCCGGGCCAGCGCCACAGCGCGATTTGCCGCCCGTCCGGGGCAGTGAATCCGTCACGCTCGATCACGTCACGCGTCTCAGTAGGATTTGGGTAAGCCAAGGACATGTTCTCCGATGTAGTTGAGCAGCATTTCGTTGTTGATTGGTGCAACCTCCATTAACCGTGCCGAAGGCCATAGCGTGATGATGTCGTAGTCCCGGTCGAAACCGTAGCCGCCGTGGGTCTGCAGGGCGGCCTCGACGGCTTTGACCGCCGCGCGAGAGCCCAGCAATTTCGCCATGTTGGCATGAGTACCGGCATCGCTACCGGCGTCGAACGTCGCAGCCGCGTGGATCATCATCAGCCGTGCTGCCTCCAATTCGGCCTTGGCCTCGGCCAGCCGGTGCTGTATAGCCTGATAACCCCCGATGGGGGTGCCGAAAGGTTTGCGTTCGTTGGCGTAGGCCACTGCCTTTTTGAGAGCGTAATTGCCCAGGCCCACGGACATGGCGGTGACCAGCAGGCGCTCCGAATTCAGCGCCTCGAACATTCCGGCCAGGCCCTGTCCCGGGTTGCCGATCAAGCGACCCGCGTCGAGTTTGACGTCATCGAAAAAAACCAGGTATTGCCGCTCCGGCCAACCGACGTCGATATTCAGGGGCTGTAGTTCCACGCCGGGCGCGTCGGTATCCACCACGAACAAGGACATACCCTCAGTGCGTCGTTTGACTTCGCCGGCCTTTTGGGTGCGGGCCACGACCAGCATTCGATCGGCGTCCGCCGCACCGGAAATAAAAACCTTGCGCCCGGTCAGCCGATAGCCGTCACCATCCGGTGTCGCCAGCGTGGACATCGCGAAGCTGTTGGTCCCGGCATCCGGCTCGGTGATGGCGAAGCACAGTTTCTCGGCCCCGCTGATTGTCGGCTTGACGAACCGCTCTATTTGCCTGGGTGTGCCATTGCGGATGATCGGCACTCGCGCAAAGCCAGTGAGCAACAGCATGGGCAGCA
This sequence is a window from Alloalcanivorax dieselolei B5. Protein-coding genes within it:
- a CDS encoding acyl-CoA dehydrogenase family protein, whose protein sequence is MSIASEAQFDQARVAERMRDIREATRVVSEGFSREYMRECIDNHRFPQEAWEALGEYGLLGITIPEDLGGSGGGQVELVALMETLAEAGLVLPMLLLTGFARVPIIRNGTPRQIERFVKPTISGAEKLCFAITEPDAGTNSFAMSTLATPDGDGYRLTGRKVFISGAADADRMLVVARTQKAGEVKRRTEGMSLFVVDTDAPGVELQPLNIDVGWPERQYLVFFDDVKLDAGRLIGNPGQGLAGMFEALNSERLLVTAMSVGLGNYALKKAVAYANERKPFGTPIGGYQAIQHRLAEAKAELEAARLMMIHAAATFDAGSDAGTHANMAKLLGSRAAVKAVEAALQTHGGYGFDRDYDIITLWPSARLMEVAPINNEMLLNYIGEHVLGLPKSY
- a CDS encoding alpha/beta fold hydrolase, with the protein product MSLAYPNPTETRDVIERDGFTAPDGRQIALWRWPGSRERPTLHWAHATGFHSQVYRSLLDELADDCNVLAWDMRGHGASAEAADIKTFRGWETYYEDLVAWLESLDEPVWLAGHSIGATTSIMAAARRPDKVRGLILAEPVIMDPWQGWRLWSAKLLRQSQRFSLAAGAARRRRVFDSRAAALENFRGRGGFRTWPEAWLENYVEHGLVAHDDRFRLACTPEWESTTFAHTEHNPWPAVRRLRCPMVVLAAERASTFSPRARRRLHALLPSAELNVLSGTTHFLPMERPEVVRDAVRQAMHGDTRG